The Paraflavitalea devenefica genomic interval TCGCTTACCCTGGAACAGGCGATCATGGCTGCCCTCAAAAACAATTATGATATCCTGCTTACCCGTAATGATTCCGCTTCTTATGCGCTGGACAATTCTTATTCCTGGGCGGCCTTCCTGCCACAGGTAAATGGTACGGCAGGCACTACCTGGAATACCAATAACCAACAATTAAAATTTACCAAGCGTGCGCCCGGCGGCGGCGATAGCAGTGTGACCAGGGATGCGGTGAAAACGCATAACATGAACTATGCGCTGAACCTTAACTGGACCTTATTTGATGGTCTTAAAATGTTTACCACCCGCAACAAGCTGGAAGAGCTGGAGAAGCTGGGTGAACTGGGCGTGAAAACACAGGTGATCAATACCGTGGCGGCAGTGGTCAACAATTACTACAATATTGTACGCCAGAAACAACAGCTTAAAGCAGTGGAAGAGCAGATATCCATCAATGAAGAGCGGGTGAAACTGGCCGATAAAAAACTATCCGTAGGCCTCGGCAGTAAACCGGAACTGTTACAGGCAAGGGTGGACCTGAATGCACAAAAAGCAGCCCAGTTACAACAACTCACCCTGATTGCCCAGTTGCGCGACCAGCTCAACCAGTTGATCGGTTTCCGCACCGGCGCTACCTATCATGTGAGTGATAGCATCCCGCTGAATACCTCCCTGCAGTTTGGAGAGCTGGCGCAGAAACTTGAAGAGACCAACCCTTCCCTGTTATTTGCCAAAAAGAATATTGACATTGCCCGCCTCACGGTGAAGGAACGCAAGGCAGACCTGTTTCCCATTTTATCTTTCAACTCGAACTATACTTTCACACAGAATGATAACAGCATAGCGGTGAATATTAACCAGCCTTTCTTTAACCAGAATAAAGGGTTCAATTATGGCTTTGGCCTCACCGTTCCCATCCTCAATGGCTTTAACGTAAAAAGACTGATCAAACAGGCTGAGCTGGATGTACGCTACCAGCAATTGGTGTATTTTAATCAACGCTCCCTGATAGATGTGGGACTGAGCAATGCCTTTAAAGATTATGAGCTGCAAAAAAAGCTGCTGACGCTGGAAGAAGACAATATTGCCCTGGCCAAGGAGAATGTGATGATCGCACTGGAACGTTTCCGCCAGGGCGTGTCTACTTTCCTTGAATTACGGGAAGCGCAGATCAGCCTGCAGGATGCCTATAACCGTCTTATTGCAGCCCGGTACAATACCAAATTGGCTGAAACAGAATTATTAAGGCTCAAAGGCGACCTGGTAAGGTAACCGTACATAAAACACCATAATAAATACATCAGGCAGGCCTGCTCTTTGTGCTGATACTTGTAAATTTTTCCTTTCTTTGCCGTTCAAATCAATCCTTGCATGAATCCGCAGGTAGGCATAATTATGGGCAGCGATAGTGATCTGAATGTTATGCAGGCTGCTGCTGATATACTTACAGAGCTAGGAGTAACCTACGAACTAACAGTTGTTTCTGCTCATCGTACCCCCCTGCGGATGGTGGAATATGCTACCAAAGCAAGAGAAAGAGGACTCAAAGTGATCATTGCCGGCGCCGGCGGCGCTGCTCATCTGCCCGGCATGGTAGCCTCCCTTACCCCCCTACCCGTCATCGGCGTCCCCGTGAAATCATCCAATTCTATAGATGGCTGGGATTCCATATTGTCCATCCTTCAAATGCCCAATGGTATACCTGTAGCTACTGTGGCCCTCAATGCAGCCAAGAATGCAGGCATACTGGCCGCTTCTGTGATCGGCGCTTTTGATACGGCTATCGGTGAAAAAGTAGCCAGTTATAAAAAGAGCCTGGAAACGGAGGTATTGAAAAAAGCGGATAAGCTGAAAAAAGAAGGCTGGCAAAACCAGTTCGACCAATAACGGGTTGCCCTTATATTGATAAGGCGGCAACAGATGCTTATGAGGTAGTTAAACACATTATATGAAATTGACGCTGACAGATTTTAAAGTGCTCGAATCTTTTCCTTCCGGTTCAGGCATTGAATTCCATGATGAAAAAGTATTCCTGGTAGGAGATGATGCCAAAGAAGTACTGATCATGAATAAAAGCTGGAAAGAACTGGAACGTATTCCCCTGTTCGAATCCACCGATGAACGCATTCCCAAAAAGATCAAATCCGACCTCGAAGCCACTACCGTGGTGGTGGTGAACAGCATTCCCCGTTTACTGATCCTCGGCTCCGGCTCCAAAGAAGAACACCGCAATAAAGCCATCCTGCTCGACCTTGACAGCTACCTGAAAGATGAGTTTGATATGACGGTCTTCTATGATCGTATCAGGGCAGCCGGCATTACCGACCTGAATATTGAATCTGCCGCCACACTGGAAGAAGGGCATATTATCCTGGGCAACCGGGGCAACAAGAAGAATCCTGATAATCACCTCATCATTACCAAAAACACTTTCTGGAAGCACCAGGCCGATGCTGAACTGGAAATATTACCGATCAAATTTCCCGGCAAAGAAAACAAGTTAAAGCTGGCAGGCATCTCGGGCCTCGCCTACTCTGCTTTAAATGACTGGTTGCTCTTCACCGCTTCTACAGAAGATACAGACAATGCAGTGGATGATGGCGCTATTGGCGACAGCTACCTCGGCATTATTGAAAATGCCTCCCGCAAGATTGGCCGCAAGGATATGAAGGTAAATGAATTCATTACCCTCCGCGAAGCCGAGAAATCATTGAAAGGCTACAAAATAGAATCCGTATGCGTACAGTCGGAAAAGAACGGACGGCTGAAGCTGCAGCTCGTAGCTGATAATGATGATGGGGTGAGTAGCTTGTTTAAGGTGCGGTTGAAGTAACGGCTGTTACTTCTGCTGCAATATCACAAACTCCTGTTCCAATGTGAGAGAGCTTTTGTATACGCAGTCTATAAAGGCTTTACCCCAGAGTGCGTAATAAGGCAGGAAGTTCTCGATACGTTCCTGTAAACCGCCGGCGGGGAATAAGGCGGCCTTGATGGTATTGATCTGGTGTTGCTCCTGCTCGTACTTTTTCTTTTCGGCCCGTAACATTTTCTTCTCTAATTCCTGGATGGGCTTGAGCGTCTTTATTTCCAGCGCTTCAATATGCGGCAGCAGGGTTTCATCAATATGCCCGGCTTTCTCACGCAATTGCTTGTACAATTGCTCAGCCGCCAGCAATTCATTTTCCAGCTTCAGGTGGCCATTTGAATGGCGCGTTACTAAGGCTGTTAATAGCTGTTGTTCATTCTGAAAGAAATCAGCTAACCCAAATCCCAGTTTATGGATCTTATCTTCCCATTTCTCTTCCACGATGAGGAAGGAGTTGCGCAGTACCAATACCGGGTAAGATACTTTGTAATGCTGCATCAGGTCTTTCAGTTCCAGCCAATAGCTGGTTTCCCCGCCACCGCCAATAAAAGCAATATTAGGTAGCAAGGTTTCCTGGTATATACCCCGCAGGATCACATTGGGGCTGAAGCGTTCCGGATGTTCTTCCAGTTCTTTCTTGAGCGTTTCTGCTGTGAACCTGATATCGGTGCCTACCACCGTCCATTCATTGCCCTGCTTTTCGATGCGCTCCCGGATATTGCCTTCCAGGTAAAAAAGGTTGATGGCCCTTGGATTGGCCTGTACTTTATATTGCTCGCCCAGTCTTCCAATCGTCTTCTCTACAATACCGGAAGCTGTTTGATTAAACAGGTCATCTTCAAATACCGGTTGCATGATCCGCTTCAGCTCCGCATTATCCGGCAGGATAACGATCAAACCATAGTCTGCAAACAAGGCATTCAACAGTTTAAAAGTAGCGGTTTGTATATCGGGGCTGTTGCCATAACAATCTTTTAATAACTGCACCAGCTCCTGGCCATGCGGCTGTACGGACAATTCGCCTTCGATACGGTGAATGATGGCCTCCAGCCCTTTGGTGTTCATGCGGCCTACGGCACCTGTTTGTTGAGTGTCCCACACCAGCTTATCACCGCTCAGCCAGATATTGCCCAGCTCATCCAGGTCGGCATCTTCACTGCCCATCCAGAATACCGGTACAAATTCATATTGCGGCAGGTCCTGCTTTAAGCGGGCTGCCAGTTTAATGGTGTGCAGTATCTTATAAATGAAATAGAGGTGGCCGGTAAAAATAGCCGGCTGGTGGGCTGTGGTAATGGTAAAGGTATTGTCCTGCTGCAGCAAGGCAATGTTCTTTTGTACAGCTTCTGTAGTGGTAACAGCCGAATACTGTTTTTGAAGGCTGGCCGACAGCAATGACCGGTGCAGGGGTAATTGCTGACGATCTTTTATAGCTTCCTGAATACCCTGCAGGGTGGGTTCATATTGGTAGAACGGACGTAAGGAAGGCGCCTGCTGCAGGTAATCGGTAGCGATCTTTGAAAAATAACCGGTAGCAATGTAAGGTAACTGTGTAGTATTACAATTCATAAGTGCTTAAACGAGCGTAAAAGTACAACTTGCAGGCGGCAAAACTGCCCGCCGGTCATTTTTAACAAAGTCTAAGCGAAAAGGTTGTGATTACTTAAACCGTTCTACATTAAATGCTGAAACATCAATACTTGTCTTCTTTCCTTCCACCATTTCCTCCACCAGTTTGCCGGTACCGGCAGCCAGGGAGAGACCCAGCATGGCATGACCACCGGCCAGGGTAAGATTGGCATATTTGCTGTGCCGGCCGATATAGGGCAATCCGTCGGGGCTTAAAGGACGTAATCCACTCCATATTTTCTCTACGCCGGGGAATTCGACAGGCAGGTTGGGATAATAGTTTTTAGCGGCTTTAAAGATGGCCTGCGCCCTTTTCACCAGCGTGGGACTTTCCAGTCCACTGATCTCCATGGTGCCTCCCATGCGCAGGTCGGCGCCCATCGGGGTCATGGCTACCCGGTCATCTACCAGGATGGCGGGATGACGCAGGTTGCGGGCTACGTTCTCATACGTAATGCTATACCCTTTACCGGCCTGCAATAAAAGATCAATGCCCAGGTATTCAGTGATCACCGGCATCCAGGAACCATTGGCCAGCACCAGTTCTTCGCAGGCAAACTTTCCTTTATCCGTGATCACGGCAGTCACCTTGGCACCGTTCTTTTCAAAACCGGTTACGGTTGTATTCAACTGAAGCTTTACACCGGCCTCTTGTAAATGCTTTTTAAGGGTGATCATGAAATCACCGGGGTGCATGTGGCAATCCAGCGGGTACAAGATACCACCCCGCACATTAACTTCCACCTCCGGTTCCATGGCCTGCACTTCCTGGGCGCTCAATACTTTCGTATCAATTTTGAAATGTGCTGCTTCTTCTGCCAGTTCCAGCTCATGTTTTTCTGTATTGGCATTTTTATACAACATAAAGCAGCCTACTTCCTGCATGCGGAAGTGATTGCCCAGTTGCTCTTTCATGTCCACGGTCAGTTCCCGGCTCAATTGCAGGATATTGTTCAGGTGCGGCGCGCTATAGGTAACATGGGCGGCATTGGCTTTCTTGTAAAAGCTCAACAGCCAGCGCAGCAGGTCCCAGTTAAGACGGGGTTTAATGTAAAAAGGGCTTGTTGAGCTCAGCATCCATCGTATGCCCTGCGCCACAATACCGGGTGTGGCCAAAGGAATGAAGTGGCTGGGCGATACATAACCGGCATTGCCAAAAGAAGTGCCATTGGTAATGTCTCCTTTATCAATCACTGTTACCTGGTAACCGGCCTGCTGCAGATAATAGGCACTGCACAATCCGATCACACCACCACCTACAATAGTTACTTGCTTGCTCATAGTAATCCTTTGTTTATTCCGCAGCGTCCCCTCCGGGAGACACTGCGGGGAAATCTATTTCTTTGATGTTATGAAATAGAAAAGCCGCCCGGGCAAGAGCAATGACAATCATTAGCCACCCGGACGGCTTTCCGGCTTTTATTTCGTTGAGAACTTATAGATCGTTGTTTGTGTATAGGTCTCTCCCGGTTTCAATACGGTATTCGGGAAAGAAGGCTGATTCGGTGAATCAGGGAAATGTTGTGTTTCCAGGCAAAGACCAGCATGTTTTACATACTTTTTGCCGCCCTTTGTATTGGTCAATGTTCCATCCAGGAAGTTACCGGAATAGAACTGTACGCCCGGCTCGGTGGTGAACACTTCCATGTAACGGCCACTGGCAGGATGATACAAAGCACCGATCAGCTCCAGTCCGGCTCCTTTGCTCAATACCCAGTTATGGTCAAAGCCGCCGGGTACTTTGGCAATATCATTCCCGATCTTCTTGGAGGTAGTAAAATCCATCGGTGTACCTTTTACATCGGGCAGTTGACCGGTAGGGATCAGCTTAGCATTAACGGCGGTGTACTTATCTGCCTTCAGCATCAGCTCATGGTCCAGGACGGTAGAATCGGCGCCGGCACTCAGGTTAAAATAAGCGTGGTTGGTCAGGTTGAGCGGCGTCGCTTTATCGGTAGTAGCCTTGTACTCGATCTTCAGCTCATTGCTACCGGTCAATGTGTACACCACTTCGGTATGCAGGTTGCCGGGATAACCTTCTTCGCCATCTTTGCTATCGTACGTCAGCTTCAGGCTGCTGTCGCTCAGCGGGGCGCCTGTCCATACCACTTTATCAAATCCTTTCAGTCCACCGTGCAGGGAGTTGCCATCGTTGTTGCCCGCCAGTGTATAGGTCTTGCCATCCAGTGTAAACTTGCCATTGGCAATCCGGTTGCCATAACGGCCGATCAGGGAACCAAAGTAAGGATTGCCTTTCTGCTGGTAACCGCTAAGGGAATCAAAGCCCAGTACCACATCGCCGGCAGCACCGTTCTTATCGGGCGTTATGAGGTGGGTAATGGTACCTCCATAGTTCAGGATCTTCACGCTTACCCCATTGCCATTGGTCAGGGTGTATTCAATCACTTCTTTTCCGTCAGTCGTTCCAAAGGGCGCTTGTGTCATACTCATTTTTGCGGCTGTTGTTGTTGAATCAGTTTTTGTGTCGGTAGTAGTGCTGGCATTGTCGTTGCAACCGATCATGGCAGCAGCCATGCTGATGCAGAAGAAAGAACAAGTAATCAATCGTGTGGACTTCATATAGCTGGTTTAAATTTTAAAACGTTTTGCCCTTGAGCCATAACTACCGGACCCTTTCAACAGCTACAATACCTGGAACCCATGCGCGTAGGGATCATCCTGCGGGTCGATGGAAATACTATTATAACCATAGATCTTTGCCCATCCCTCAATACTGGGCCTGATGGCCGGCTTACCGGAACCGAAAGCGTTGGGTATCTCTTCTTCGATCCGGCCGATAAATTTAGAGCCTATAATGCTTTCATGGATAAATTCATCGCCTTTTTTTAATTTACCCTTTGTGTACCATTGGGCCATCCTGGCCGAAGTGCCGGTACCACAGGGCGACCGGTCGATGGCCTTATCGCCATAGAAAACCGCATTGCGGGCTGTAGACGTTTTATCCAGCACTGTACCCGTCCACAGGATATGCGAACAGCCATTGATGGTGGGGTCTTCGGGGTGCACAAACTCGTACTTTGCATTGATGCGTTTGCGCAGTTCCCGCGCCCAGGCGATCAGCTTATCGGCCGCATAGTGTTCCAGCCCTTTGAAGTTTTGCTGCACATCTACAATGGCGTAGAAATTACCACCGTAAGATACATCTATTACCAGCTCGCCCAGGTCGGGACATTCCACCGTTAATTCGGTGGCCGCAAGATACGCCGGAATATTTGTCAGTTTAACGCTTTTAACTTTGCTGCCCTCCTGCCTGTATTCGATCAGTACCAGGCCGGCCGGCGCTTCCATGCGGATGACGCCCGGCGTTTTGGGAACGATCAGTCCTTCTTCCACCGCCATGGTAATGGTGCCAATGGTGCCATGGCCGCACATGGGCAGGCAGCCACTGGTTTCAATGAAGAGTACGGCTACATCATTTTTGGGATCGTGCGGCGGGTACAGGATACTTCCGCTCATCATATC includes:
- a CDS encoding DUF6929 family protein codes for the protein MKLTLTDFKVLESFPSGSGIEFHDEKVFLVGDDAKEVLIMNKSWKELERIPLFESTDERIPKKIKSDLEATTVVVVNSIPRLLILGSGSKEEHRNKAILLDLDSYLKDEFDMTVFYDRIRAAGITDLNIESAATLEEGHIILGNRGNKKNPDNHLIITKNTFWKHQADAELEILPIKFPGKENKLKLAGISGLAYSALNDWLLFTASTEDTDNAVDDGAIGDSYLGIIENASRKIGRKDMKVNEFITLREAEKSLKGYKIESVCVQSEKNGRLKLQLVADNDDGVSSLFKVRLK
- a CDS encoding TolC family protein; this translates as MRSFLVFVISAALLAPAATAQDSLTLEQAIMAALKNNYDILLTRNDSASYALDNSYSWAAFLPQVNGTAGTTWNTNNQQLKFTKRAPGGGDSSVTRDAVKTHNMNYALNLNWTLFDGLKMFTTRNKLEELEKLGELGVKTQVINTVAAVVNNYYNIVRQKQQLKAVEEQISINEERVKLADKKLSVGLGSKPELLQARVDLNAQKAAQLQQLTLIAQLRDQLNQLIGFRTGATYHVSDSIPLNTSLQFGELAQKLEETNPSLLFAKKNIDIARLTVKERKADLFPILSFNSNYTFTQNDNSIAVNINQPFFNQNKGFNYGFGLTVPILNGFNVKRLIKQAELDVRYQQLVYFNQRSLIDVGLSNAFKDYELQKKLLTLEEDNIALAKENVMIALERFRQGVSTFLELREAQISLQDAYNRLIAARYNTKLAETELLRLKGDLVR
- the bshC gene encoding bacillithiol biosynthesis cysteine-adding enzyme BshC; the protein is MNCNTTQLPYIATGYFSKIATDYLQQAPSLRPFYQYEPTLQGIQEAIKDRQQLPLHRSLLSASLQKQYSAVTTTEAVQKNIALLQQDNTFTITTAHQPAIFTGHLYFIYKILHTIKLAARLKQDLPQYEFVPVFWMGSEDADLDELGNIWLSGDKLVWDTQQTGAVGRMNTKGLEAIIHRIEGELSVQPHGQELVQLLKDCYGNSPDIQTATFKLLNALFADYGLIVILPDNAELKRIMQPVFEDDLFNQTASGIVEKTIGRLGEQYKVQANPRAINLFYLEGNIRERIEKQGNEWTVVGTDIRFTAETLKKELEEHPERFSPNVILRGIYQETLLPNIAFIGGGGETSYWLELKDLMQHYKVSYPVLVLRNSFLIVEEKWEDKIHKLGFGLADFFQNEQQLLTALVTRHSNGHLKLENELLAAEQLYKQLREKAGHIDETLLPHIEALEIKTLKPIQELEKKMLRAEKKKYEQEQHQINTIKAALFPAGGLQERIENFLPYYALWGKAFIDCVYKSSLTLEQEFVILQQK
- a CDS encoding 4-hydroxyproline epimerase, which codes for MTNNPITKTTSTLAKPLQGHVFHCVDAHTCGNPVRLVAGGGPALTGANMSEKRQHFLKEYDWIRKGLMFEPRGHDMMSGSILYPPHDPKNDVAVLFIETSGCLPMCGHGTIGTITMAVEEGLIVPKTPGVIRMEAPAGLVLIEYRQEGSKVKSVKLTNIPAYLAATELTVECPDLGELVIDVSYGGNFYAIVDVQQNFKGLEHYAADKLIAWARELRKRINAKYEFVHPEDPTINGCSHILWTGTVLDKTSTARNAVFYGDKAIDRSPCGTGTSARMAQWYTKGKLKKGDEFIHESIIGSKFIGRIEEEIPNAFGSGKPAIRPSIEGWAKIYGYNSISIDPQDDPYAHGFQVL
- the purE gene encoding 5-(carboxyamino)imidazole ribonucleotide mutase, which gives rise to MNPQVGIIMGSDSDLNVMQAAADILTELGVTYELTVVSAHRTPLRMVEYATKARERGLKVIIAGAGGAAHLPGMVASLTPLPVIGVPVKSSNSIDGWDSILSILQMPNGIPVATVALNAAKNAGILAASVIGAFDTAIGEKVASYKKSLETEVLKKADKLKKEGWQNQFDQ
- a CDS encoding aldose epimerase family protein, which codes for MKSTRLITCSFFCISMAAAMIGCNDNASTTTDTKTDSTTTAAKMSMTQAPFGTTDGKEVIEYTLTNGNGVSVKILNYGGTITHLITPDKNGAAGDVVLGFDSLSGYQQKGNPYFGSLIGRYGNRIANGKFTLDGKTYTLAGNNDGNSLHGGLKGFDKVVWTGAPLSDSSLKLTYDSKDGEEGYPGNLHTEVVYTLTGSNELKIEYKATTDKATPLNLTNHAYFNLSAGADSTVLDHELMLKADKYTAVNAKLIPTGQLPDVKGTPMDFTTSKKIGNDIAKVPGGFDHNWVLSKGAGLELIGALYHPASGRYMEVFTTEPGVQFYSGNFLDGTLTNTKGGKKYVKHAGLCLETQHFPDSPNQPSFPNTVLKPGETYTQTTIYKFSTK
- a CDS encoding NAD(P)/FAD-dependent oxidoreductase codes for the protein MSKQVTIVGGGVIGLCSAYYLQQAGYQVTVIDKGDITNGTSFGNAGYVSPSHFIPLATPGIVAQGIRWMLSSTSPFYIKPRLNWDLLRWLLSFYKKANAAHVTYSAPHLNNILQLSRELTVDMKEQLGNHFRMQEVGCFMLYKNANTEKHELELAEEAAHFKIDTKVLSAQEVQAMEPEVEVNVRGGILYPLDCHMHPGDFMITLKKHLQEAGVKLQLNTTVTGFEKNGAKVTAVITDKGKFACEELVLANGSWMPVITEYLGIDLLLQAGKGYSITYENVARNLRHPAILVDDRVAMTPMGADLRMGGTMEISGLESPTLVKRAQAIFKAAKNYYPNLPVEFPGVEKIWSGLRPLSPDGLPYIGRHSKYANLTLAGGHAMLGLSLAAGTGKLVEEMVEGKKTSIDVSAFNVERFK